Proteins from a single region of Echeneis naucrates chromosome 14, fEcheNa1.1, whole genome shotgun sequence:
- the cfap58 gene encoding cilia- and flagella-associated protein 58 yields the protein MEGTGLTGEDEPLEEFQMVLGELLGDKSMDTIRVEYEKLLHALRKSRENEKRLMSKCRELNAEIVSTSTKVAAALKLSQEDETTIASLKRELDKAWKMVDAAHDKEKRDKETITNLKEEVANLLKSIEQQTSFSMDQQHTDLLKMNEELTKERDQLQTMLECLREKLNMAMVTQQEIEAKRQSALESISQLQQELQVQQNEISREMRLKEKLDKEVKQLHIEMEAKMADIKALNLQGQRAKDEQQRMEQQLKELKILNEKSSKELEQTQVKNTKLQQECEQLWSVKERLSLENQQITNELKMREEEVTHMRQEIAKQTKMREVIHKKFHHLEDQKADSDVQRETLSAKIAGLEKDLDSSQKQIESDKKAMDELIRERDILNKNIIKAAQSTEKQKNLVKLLEQDKTTLEHEISGYCQEAQKQRKLIQQLEKERDRYINETSNLMQKVQQKLNDVEVREREIFDLRKKVTEAECKLKQQENLLESVVSERNLYSKNLIEAQEEMAEIKRKLKTMTNQVTRLRDEISGKELALAKDCQEHKRLEKDNESLKGELQVMKQQLEETKQCVDSQKAEHQKLQKIMADADAEQIQQKKQLEQVIRERDTLGKQLLRRNDERALLYEKIRIQQSILSKGDFHYNLRMEDIRLLKLEIKKLRHKKNILDRTVPNTEDLRQELFHLQRELLRERMRSSILEDQLKPINIHRWRRLEGSDPSKYELIQKIQSLQKRLIAKTQKLEEHELLLQEKEKLYVELKHILAQQPGPEAAEQLQQCQWTLRERTKKLKLLTAELRMLDSKMNEYKSENERLANELANIKKKYLSQKKLQSEQRTKTKVEQLEFLPQLSNRPQFTGGGFRIDIPVKRY from the exons ATGGAG GGGACAGGACTGACAGGAGAGGACGAGCCCCTGGAGGAGTTTCAGATGGTCCTTGGGGAGCTGCTTGGGGACAAGAGCATGGACACGATCCGGGTGGAATATGAGAAGCTCCTCCATGCTCTGAGGAAGTCCAGAGAGAATGAGAAGAGGCTAATGTCTAAATGCAGGGAGTTGAATGCAGAGATTGTGTCCACATCAACTAAAGTTGCAGCTGCCCTGAAGCTGTCGCAAGAAGATGAGACAACAATTGCTTCACTAAAGAGG GAGCTGGACAAAGCTTGGAAAATGGTCGATGCTGCTCACGATAAAGAAAAGAGGGACAAAGAGACCATCACGAATTTAAAAGAAGAAGTTGCTAACCTATTGAAAAGTATAGAGCAACAAACTAGCTTTTCTATGGACCAACAGCACAC TGATCTACTGAAAATGAATGAGGAGTTGACAAAGGAGAGGGATCAGCTGCAAACAATGCTGGAGTGTCTgagagaaaaactaaacatgGCCATGGTCACACAGCAGGAAATAGAGGCCAAAAGACAGAGTGCCTTAGAAAGCATTTCTCAG CTCCAACAGGAACTCCAGGTACAACAGAATGAGATTTCCCGTGAGATGAGGCTGAAGGAAAAACTGGACAAAGAGGTAAAGCAGCTTCACATTGAGATGGAGGCCAAGATGGCGGACATCAAAGCTTTGAATCTGCAGGGCCAAAGGGCCAaagatgagcagcagagaatgGAGCAGCAGCTAAAAGAGCTAAAG ATCCTGAATGAGAAATCCAGCAAGGAGCTGGAGCAGACACAGGTGAAGAACACTAAGCTTCAGCAGGAGTGTGAGCAGCTCTGGTCAGTCAAAGAGCGTCTCTCCTTGGAAAATCAGCAGATCACAAATGAACTCAAG atgagagaagaggaggTGACTCATATGCGACAGGAGATTGCAAAACAAACTAAGATGAGAGAAGTCATCCACAAGAAGTTCCACCACTTGGAGGACCAAAAAGCTGATTCTGATGTGCAGAGGGAGACTCTGAGTGCTAAGATAGCTGGTCTGGAGAAGG ATCTTGACTCTTCCCAAAAGCAAATCGAATCTGACAAAAAAGCAATGGATGAGCTGATCAGAGAAAGAGATATCTTAAACAAG AACATAATCAAAGCTGCACAatcaacagagaaacagaagaatCTTGTGAAGCTCCTTGAGCAGGACAAGACAACGCTGGAACACGAGATCAGCGGATACTGCCAGGAGGCCCAGAAGCAACGTAAACTCATCCAACAGCTGGAAAAAGAACGTGACCGCTACATCAACGAGACCAGCAACCTCATGCAGAAG GTGCAACAAAAATTGAATGATGTTGAAgtaagagagagggagatctTTGATTTGAGGAAGAAAGTCACAGAGGCAGAGTGCAAGCTGAAACAGCAAGAGAACCTGCTGGAGTCTGTTGTGTCTGAGCGGAATCTCTATAGCAAAAACCTCATTGAGGCTCAG GAAGAGATGGCAGAGATCAAGAGAAAGTTGAAGACCATGACCAACCAGGTCACCCGCCTTAGAGATGAAATCTCTGGGAAAGAGTTGGCCCTGGCTAAAGATTGCCAGGAGCATAAGCGCTTAGAGAAGGACAATGAATCACTGAAG GGGGAGCTGCAGGTGATGAAGCAGCAGCTCGAAGAAACAAAGCAGTGTGTTGACAGCCAAAAAGCAGAACACCAAAAACTGCAGAAGATTATGGCAGATGCTGATGCTGAGCAGATCCAACAGAAGAAACAGCTGGAACAG GTAATCAGAGAGCGGGACACCCTGGGAAAACAGTTGCTGCGCCGTAATGATGAGCGGGCCCTGTTGTATGAAAAGATCAGGATCCAGCAATCAATCCTGAGCAAGGGTGACTTCCACTATAACCTGCGAATGGAAGACATCCGCCTGCTCAAACTGGAGATCAAAAAGCTGCGGCACAAAAAGAACATCCTGGACAGGACTGTACCCAACACTGAGGACTTGAG GCAAGAGCTGTTCCACCTGCAGAGGGAGCTGctcagagagagaatgagaagcAGCATCTTGGAAGATCAGCTGAAGCCCATAAATATTCACAGATGGAGGCGACTGGAG GGCAGTGACCCTAGCAAATATGAACTCATCCAGAAGATTCAATCCTTGCAGAAACGGCTTATTGCTAAGACCCAAAAGCTTGAAGAACATGAACTTCTACTACAG GAAAAGGAGAAGCTATATGTGGAGCTCAAACACATTCTGGCTCAACAGCCTGGTCCAGAAGCAGCTGAGCAACTCCAGCAGTGCCAGTGGACCCTCAGAGAGAGAACCAAAAAGCTCAAG ttGCTGACAGCAGAGCTGAGGATGCTTGACTCGAAGATGAATGAGTACAAGAGTGAGAATGAAAGATTAGCCAATGAGCTTGCAAACATCAAGAAGAAGTACCTGAGTCAGAAAAAACTGCAAAG TGAGCAGAGGACCAAGACCAAAGTGGAGCAGCTGGAATTCCTGCCACAGCTTAGCAACAGACCTCAGTTCACTGGAGGAGGCTTCAGGATTGACATCCCTGTGAAGAGATATTAA